The sequence CGAGAATCCGGTGGTCGCGGACGTGGACGGTGATGGCAACGCCGAAATCATCGTCGCGCAGAACACGGCCTGCGGCTACGGCGACTTCCAGGGCATCCGCGTGTACCGGGACCGCAAGGACGGCTGGGTGAACACGCGGCGCATCTGGAACCAGCACGCCTACTCCGTCACCAACGTGAATGACGACGGCACCCTGCCCGCGCGTCCGGTGAGCAACTGGCTGGCGCCGGGGCTCAACACCTTCCGCACCAACAGCCAGGGCACGGGCACCGTGCGGCCCTTCGCGGCGCCGGACCTCGCCGTCGGGCAGGTGACGGCCACGTGCACGGGCGAGGGGGCGGTGATGCTCGGCGCGCGGGTGCGCAACCAGGGGGACTCGGCGGCCTCGGCGGGGGTCCAGGTGGCCTTCTACCAGGACGCGGTGGGTGAAGGCGGTACGCTCCTGGGCGTGGCCACCGTGGCGCACACGCTGGAGGCGGGCGCGGAGACGTCCGTGGAGCTGGCGCTCAACACCCCGGAGAGTGGCTGGGTGCTGGTCTACGCGGTGGTGGATGACGACGGCACCGGCAAGGGACGTGAGCTGGAGTGCCGCGAGGACAACAACGTCGCGTCGGCGCAGCTGAAGCTGGCGTGCGCGCCCAACGAGCCTCCGGTGGCGCTGTGCCGGGACGTCGTCGTGGAGGCGGACGCGCAGTGCCGCGCGTCGGCCAACGTGGACCACGGCAGCCATGACCCGGACGGACTGCCGGGCCCCTTCACGCTGACGCAGACGGCGCCCGGGCCCTTCGGCCTGGGGCGACATGCCGTGACGCTGACGGCCCACGACGGTGAGGACAGCGCGGTGTGCCAGGCCACGGTGAAGGTGGTGGACACGACGCTGCCGTCCATCCTCTGCCCGGCGCCGCAGGTGCTGGAGTGCGTGGCGGGCGGCGCGGAGGCGACCTACACCGCTCGGGCGGAGGACAACTGCGGGCCGGTGTCGGTGACGTGCACGCCGCCGGATGGCTCCCGGTTCCCGCTGGGGCGCTCGGTGGTGGACTGCAACGCGGTGGATGGCTCCGGCAACGCGTGCGGCTGCGCCTTCTCCGTGACGGTGCGGGACACGCGGGCGCCCGTGCCCGGCGCGTCCCTGGGCAAGCGGCTGTGGCCGGCGGACCACCAGTACCGCACGGTGACGCTGGCCGAGTGCGCGGCGCCCGCGAAGGACGCGTGCATGGGGGACCTGTCGTTGGAGCGGTACGGCCGCATCGTCCGGGTGACGTCGGATGAGTCCGAGGACGTCGCGGGCATCTGCGACGGCGCCACGTGCGACGACATCGACGTGCGGGTGAATGCCACCTCCGTCCAGCTGCGCGCAGAGCGCGACGACGCCGGGGATGGCCGCGTCTACACGGTGCACTACGTGGTGGAGGACCCGTCCGGGAACCGGGCCGACGGACGCTGCACGGTGGAGGTGCCGCGCGATTCGGCCGGCCAGCAGGTGAACGACAGCGGGCCGAAGTACTGCGTGGGCCTGGGCTGCTCGCCGGGCCTGGGCGGCAGCCCGCTGTGCCCGTGAGGTGAGCGAAGCAGGGGCGTGGAGCGGCGTCGCTCCACCGCCCCGCTTCCGCCCCGCGCATCAGGCGCCGCGACGCTGGTCCAGCTCGGCGCGCAGCTTCTCCTCTTGGGCGCGCAGCTCCGGCGTGAACTCGGCGCCCAAATCGTCCAACTCGTAGAAGGGGCGGATCTCCAGGTCCGACTCCTCTCCGGGCATCGGGTCCGGGCAACGGCGCGCCCACTCCATCGCCTCCTCCATCGACTTCACCTGCCAGACCCAATAGCCAGCCACGAGTTCCTTCGTCTCGGCGAAGGGACCGTCGATGACTCGCTTGGTGCCGTTCGAGAACCGGATGCGCTTGCCTGCACTGCTCGGCTTGAGGCCGTCTCCGTCGAGCAGCACCCCGGCCTTCATCAGCTCCTCATTGAACTTGCCCATGTCCGCGAACAGCTTCTCGCTGGGCATCACACCGGCCTCGGAGTTCTTCGTCGCCTTCACAAGCACCATGACCTTCATCGCATCGTCCTTTCGGTTGGGGGGGCACCGCCCCGTTCTGAAATGGCGACGAATCAGCCGAACGCGGATCGACACGGCCCCCAGAAAATCGACACGGCGGCCGGGCCCTGAAAAACCCAAGCAAATTCAAGCCTCTACGAAACGAAGCCAAGAAGCCCTCTGAACGCGTTCTGGCTCCCGCGGCGGCATCCGCCCAAATGACCGTGGCCCACGGACCGAGTCGCACGGCGGGAGATGTGGCCGCTCCTTCATGAGGCAGGTTCGCATGAAGACGCTGCCTGGCGCGCTGGCGGTGGGAGTGCTGGCTGGCTGGCTGCGGCAGAGGCATGCCACGCCCCCAGCTCAGCCCGGACGGCGCAGCCTCGCCCGCACGGCGTTCCGGGCTCGCCGGACGCCATACCGCGCCACGGAGCCCATCCGTGGCGCCAGCAGCAGCTTCGCCGCCATCCACCCGGTCCGGCCATCCAGCAGTGACGCCCCCAGCAGCCGCGCGTCGGAGAAAAAGCGCCGTGCGAGCACTTGCTGCCAGCGAGGCGGAGCCAGCGCCGCCA is a genomic window of Myxococcus virescens containing:
- a CDS encoding YciI family protein, which encodes MKVMVLVKATKNSEAGVMPSEKLFADMGKFNEELMKAGVLLDGDGLKPSSAGKRIRFSNGTKRVIDGPFAETKELVAGYWVWQVKSMEEAMEWARRCPDPMPGEESDLEIRPFYELDDLGAEFTPELRAQEEKLRAELDQRRGA
- a CDS encoding FG-GAP-like repeat-containing protein, with amino-acid sequence MSQQGWSDGRPGRWLTLGALGWVACTGTTPAEPPAFDNTTAVESEARCEVRPPFEPHFEPEVEWAWTASPLMPTHTNVQATPVVVDVNADGVPDVVFNSFEGWNFKTNGVLRAISGADGSDLWAVTDPAYRTRGSASVAAGDIDGDGKVELCTVPESAQGIICFEHTGAFKFREDGPPLDWGGVSLADLDGDGSVEIIAGNHVYDRSGTLRWVGSDGVGSPANDTGPLAFAVDLDGDGLQEVVNGRAIYRHDGALKCKAAELGHGLAGVGNFDAGPEGEVVVVWDGHVSLMDANCQVKWTVQHLGGGVGGPPNIADFDGDGQPEIGVAGASHYAVFEPDGTVKWLSPTQDHSSNRTGSSTFDFEGDGRAEVVYADETTLRIYDGVTGQVRFEAPHSSCTAYENPVVADVDGDGNAEIIVAQNTACGYGDFQGIRVYRDRKDGWVNTRRIWNQHAYSVTNVNDDGTLPARPVSNWLAPGLNTFRTNSQGTGTVRPFAAPDLAVGQVTATCTGEGAVMLGARVRNQGDSAASAGVQVAFYQDAVGEGGTLLGVATVAHTLEAGAETSVELALNTPESGWVLVYAVVDDDGTGKGRELECREDNNVASAQLKLACAPNEPPVALCRDVVVEADAQCRASANVDHGSHDPDGLPGPFTLTQTAPGPFGLGRHAVTLTAHDGEDSAVCQATVKVVDTTLPSILCPAPQVLECVAGGAEATYTARAEDNCGPVSVTCTPPDGSRFPLGRSVVDCNAVDGSGNACGCAFSVTVRDTRAPVPGASLGKRLWPADHQYRTVTLAECAAPAKDACMGDLSLERYGRIVRVTSDESEDVAGICDGATCDDIDVRVNATSVQLRAERDDAGDGRVYTVHYVVEDPSGNRADGRCTVEVPRDSAGQQVNDSGPKYCVGLGCSPGLGGSPLCP